A window of the Podarcis raffonei isolate rPodRaf1 chromosome 4, rPodRaf1.pri, whole genome shotgun sequence genome harbors these coding sequences:
- the C4H11orf87 gene encoding LOW QUALITY PROTEIN: uncharacterized protein C11orf87 homolog (The sequence of the model RefSeq protein was modified relative to this genomic sequence to represent the inferred CDS: deleted 3 bases in 2 codons), whose protein sequence is MSAKLSKELRLSLPPCLLNRTSGSSNASTTCIVQMGQLFQSFSSTFVLIVLIALIFCLILLSLITFHVHKRKMKKRKMQKAQEEYERDHCAAPALRQVVRVKYLKEEKHPGGRTTQDSNIQCTSAPEPQKTHPERSCLDTDTPGLLHTVVLS, encoded by the exons ATGAGTGCCAAGCTCTCCAAGGAGTTGAGGCTCTCCCTGCCGCCCTGCCTCTTGAATAGGACATCTGGCTCTTCAAATGCCAGTACCACCTGCATCGTGCAAATGGGGCAGCTCTTCCAGTCTTTCTCTTCcacttttgttttaattgttctgATCGCCCTCATCTTCTGCCTGATTCTCCTCTCCCTCATTACTTTCCATGTCCACAAGAGGAAGATGAAGAAACGGAAAATGCAAAAGGCTCAGGAGGAATACGAACGGGACCACTGC GCAGCACCAGCGCTGAGGCAGGTGGTTCGTGTGAAATACCTCAAGGAAGAGAAACATCCAGGC GGAAGAACCACCCAGGATTCTAATATCCAGTGTACTTCTGCTCCAGAACCACAGAAAACACATCCTGAAAGATCATGTTTGGACACAGATACTCCAGGGCTTTTGCACACAGTGGTAttgtcttga